GGCTGAAGGCGCTCTTTAATCTCAGCGACATCTGGGACACGAAGACTGCACTCGAAAGCGGTCTGCGGCAGCTCCCGCGAGAGGCAAAGAAGGTCGTGGTCATGTTCCAGGGGCTCTCGCATGGCACCTTCGAATCGTTGGAGCAGAGGGTTACCGAAGCTTTCGCAGGCCTGCGATCTACCTTTGCGCATCGGACGATAAGCAGTGTCGAAGCAGTCGCTGCAAAAGGCATTCCGGCCGGCAGTGCCGGTGGATCCGCAGTGAGCCTCGCCGACATGAAGAACAATCCCCAAAGCAACTGGCTAATGTCACGCGTGGGCTCCCATGCTGCGGCTCTCCCCGCGCTGGAGTCCCGCATGGCTCACGAAAGTCTTTGGGAGGCGCTGCAGGAAGCATGGAAGCAATCCCCCGCGGCAGGAAATTTCGCCAGCGCGGGCAAGGATTTCTTCCAGCTCTTTTCGACTGTCCTGGATCCTAACAATCCTCAATCTCTGGCCGAGCAGAAGCTGGAAGTGCTCGTCGACTTCCTTGAGCACCTGATCAAAGCGACGCTGCAGACCTGCGACGCTGTGGTCCACCAGATGCTCGCGATGGTCATTGCGACGCTGGACGAGATCGAGAGCGTGCTGTTCGCACCGATCGATCTTGGTCCTTTGCAACCTGTGTACGACTGGATCCAGCGTTCGGCCAGGCCGCAAGCGCCGGTGGAGCGGCCCTCGATGGGCAGCCTTGTCTGTCTGCTGATGGCGTTTCCCGTCACCGTAGGCTACAAGCTGGCCATGGGCGTAAACGCTGCACCCTTCCCAGGGGGAAAGCTTCTTTCGAAGCCACCCCTGGTTTCCTCGAGAGGGGTGGTCGGCGAGGCGTTTCAGTCCGGAGTATGGAACATTTGGATTTTGGTACCAACGTTTGCGCAGATCACCTATACAGGGTTCGAAATCGCATCGGACACCGGGAAAATGTCCGAAGCTTGGTTCGCGAGATTGGCAGCCGGCTACGAAGCCGTGATGCTGCTGGTTAACTTGCCTTTTTTCGATGTCGACAGCTCAGGAGCATTGAGCATCCATGTCGATCCCACCAACCCTACGCAGACGGCGCAAATGCTGAGCTGGATACCGCCATTGGCGCTTGCCATCTCTGACAACTCGTTGGCATGGACCAGCAATACACTGCTACGAAACTATTCCAATGGGGGCGCATTTAAACCGGGGCTGCTGTTTAGCACCTTGCTCGGCGCTTCGAGCTACGCGACCATGGCATGGGAATGGCACGCGGTCCCTTCGACGCCTCTGAAGTACAAGATTGGGTGTGGACTGATTGCCATGTCACCAACAACTCAGATCCTCCGCTGGGCCATCGACAAGCCAGGCTGGGGCAAGTTTATCGGGCTGGCGAAGGCCGGTCCGGTGAATATCGTCGCAGATTTTGTGGGCGCCCTTTTCCGCCTCGAGGGCATGCGCAAGGATGAATACTCGTTGGTTGTCGACGGCGGGAACAATCAGAGCGCGCCGGTCGGCAAACCATTCACGTCGCCGATGCGGGTGACGCTCAGTCCCAAGAAGCCCGGGGTGCGCGTGATGTTCATCGCACCGCCGCAGGAAACCCCGACTGCCGCAACCGGCGGATTTGCCAATGGTGCGTCGTTCTCAACGACAGTGACAACAGATAAGGACGGGCAAGCGACGGCGTCTCCATTTGTCGCAAACGCATACCCCGGCCTCTACAAGGTCAGCGCGAGCGTGATGGATGCCTATGGCTCTGCCACTTTCGACCTGACGAACAAGAGCGTATGACGTGCTTGGTCGCTGTGCCCGCTGAAAGCCGTTGCACGGAATGCTTGCAAGCGCTTGCAAGGGAGCAGAACGCCGTGGCTTGCTGATGCTTCATGGGACCTGCGGTCCCTGCAAAAGCACGATGTTGGGGCGGGTGACTTCGAAGTCTCGAGTATGCCGCTAGTCATTCACTAAGTAGCTTAGGAGTGAGGGGCGGACGCGATGCTCGTTCCCTAAAGGCATGAAACTCTTCAAGCACGGGAGCTTGGATCTGATGATGATCGAAAGGCCCGCGATCGAAACATGAGGCTCTTCGCGTACATCAGAGCCCAGCCCGCTGCCTGTTGGTGACGGTCTGGTCGCCGGCATCTTTGGCAGTCAATTTCCAACTCAGTAAAAAATTCCATCTCCAACGAAGCGCAACGTCGCGCATGGATAGATTCAGCTAGTTTGACCTTCCGTACGCGGGAAGACCGTGGACATGGATGCCGCTCATAAAGTTCAGGCGCGACAAGTACTTATCTAGCGTCCATGGGTGTACCAGTCCGGGGTGCGCGCGCAGATGAGCATGCTGCCGCGGCTGAAGCCGCGCTGCTTCTATGACCTGGTGATCGAGGTCGCCATCGTGCGACCGGGGCCGATCCAGGTGCGGCGTGGTGCACCCGTACCTCAACCGGCGTCAGGGCAGGGAGCCGGTGGTCTACCCGAGCGAGGCCTTGAAGGAAGCCCTTGGCCGAACCTTGGGCGTGCCGGTGTTCCAGGAGCAGGTGATGCAGATCTCCATCCTCGCGGCCGGCTTCACGCCGGGCGTCCGACGCCATTCACGGTTCGATCCCCGAGAGCCTGATCAAGCATGTGGAGGTCGATCACGTCAGCCCGGCCCGGCAACTCGCCGACGTGATCGCAGGCCTGGTTGGTTCGCCAGCGCCGGTCCATGCCATCGCCGCGATCTTGATGGGTCTGAACATGCGTAACTCCTGCGGTTTAAGAAGTAGGGAGCGTGGCGCCCCTCCCCGCGACCGGTGTCGCGAGGACGCTGCGTCTCGTCGTAGGCGGAGTTCCCGCAGCCCGCGGACATGACCCGGCGCTCGAAATCCCCGAAGTCGGACTCTCGCAGGCCGCCGACAACTGGTGCCATTCCAAAGCTCGTGGAGCAAGTGGCTCCACTCGAACGAAGGTGCGGGCAGAGTGCTCGCCATAGTTTTTTTTGCGGCATTGCTTGCTGCCTCGGCATCAGCCAATTTCCCCCGAGAAGGCACGGCGTACTTCGGACGCACCGCGGAGGCTCGGCTCGATGGTCCGAGTGAACCACGAAGGGTCGCCGGCCAGAAAGTGCGCATGGAGATCGACGAAGCGGCCGTGCCGTCCAGCAAGCGCTGCAATGATTTCGTTGACGCGGCGATGGTTGGCGCGTGCGGTGCGCGGCTCGACGCCCAGGAAATTGCGCGCGTCGTCGCCGAAGGTGGGGTCGTACACACTCGCCATCAGCACCGGTCGCACCGGTAGCCGCTGCAGGAAAGTCGCGAGCTTGCGCTCGAAGATGCGCATGCCTTGGCCGGTGTCGGCGGCGAGCCCTCGGATCAGGTCGTTGCCGCCGATCGTCAGCAACGCAAGCGCCGCATGCTGCGGCAGCCGCACGCCGCGTGATTGCTCGGCGAGTTCATCCACGGTCGCTCCATCGACGGCCCGGTGATCGAGTTGCGCCGGCCGGCGCGACTGCAGGTCTCGTCCCGCAAAGTCGGGAAACAGCCGGTCGTCGTTCTTCACCAGCAATTGGCCGGGGTGGACGCCTTCATCGTTGTAGCGGCCACAGTCGAGTACCGAGTCGCCGAAGGTGTATACGGTCAGCATGTGTTGGGCAGTGACAGGACCGCCGCCGGCGGACTGCGCCGCGGCGGTGGCGAACGGGATCATTGAAGCACCGGCGGCGGCCATCAGGCGGCGCCTGCTCCATCGATGTTCGTAAGCGCTCAATAAACCACGCCCTTGCGCGCGGTGTCGGAACCGATCCGTGCAGGGCGGCCTACGCGCCGCCGAGCTCGATGTTCCAGGGCAGCAGCGCCTCGTAGTCGTCGACCGTCTGCGCCAGCGGCAGCTTCTTGAACAACGCGACCAGGTATCGGTAGGGCTCGACGTTGTTGGCCTTGGCTGTCTCGATCAGCGAGTACAGGTTGGCGCTGGCATTCGCGCCGCCCACGGTGTCGGCGAACAACCAACTGCGCCTTCCGACGACGAAGGGCCGGATCGCGTTCTCCACCGGGTTGGAGTCCAGCGGCCAGGTGCCGTTGTCCAGGAAGCGCACGAGCTTGGGCCACTGCCCGTGCAGGTAGTGCAGTGCCTCGCCCAGCAAGCTCGATGGCGCGACGGCGTGCAGGTGCGTGAGCAGCAGCCGCTCGATCTCGCGCACAACCGCGGCGCTGTAGCGCGAACGCATCCGCAGCCGGCGCGCGGGCGTCCAGTCCCTGGCCAAGGACTCGGCACGGTACAGCTTGCCAATCAGCCGCACGAACCGGGTCGCGAGCTGATCCGGCGAGCGAGCCGCCTTCGGGGTGGCTTCCTCGGCCTTGATGAACGGTCGGCGCGCGTGGACCCAGCACCCAAGGTGCGTGAGACCACCGGCCTTCGCGATGCCGTTGTAGACCTCGTAGCCATCAGTGATGAGCGTGGTGCCGGGGCGGATGCCGGCATACAGCTTCTCGGCGTGCACAGCGCCGCGTCCCGGCGCATAGGCGAACAATCGCACCGGTGGACCCGTGCCATTCATCTGCGCCCACATGAAGCTCTTCGTCTGTGCCTTGCGCCCAGGCTCCTTCAGTACCTGGACGTGGGTCTCGTCGCCGTAGATCAGGTCCGAGTCCAGCAAGTGGTCGCGCAGCAAGTTGATGACCGGCTGCACAGCCTGGCCGATGCGCACGATGCCCGACGCCAGCGTGTTGCTCGCGATGTCGCCACCGAAGCGGCGCAGCAAGACGGCCGTGCGGTACAGCGGCATGCCGAACTGGTACTTGCCGGTGATGACCCAGGCCTGGGCCTCTTCGGTGAGGAGGCCTCGCGGGATGATGCGCGCCGGCACCGGCGCGACCTTCAGGCTCTGATCGCAGCAGGGACAGGCGTACTTGATGCGGTGATGCTGCAGCACACGCACCTGCTCGGGGATGACGTCCATCTGCTCGCTGACCTCGGCGCCGATCTCGACCAATGCGTGGCCATCGTGAGCGCACACACGCTCGGACTCGGGCAGCTCGTGGCGCACGATGTCGCGCGGCAGCGCCGGATCCAGCGGCTTGCGTCCACGCTTCTTGCGCTGGTGACCGGCGACCGGCGTCGACTCCTCTTCGTCGATGTCTTCGACCTCGGCCTGCGGCGTCTGATCGGTGGGCGCGAGTGCCTCGGCCTCGTTCAGGAACAGGTCCTTCTGATCGGTGCCGCGGGCTTCGCTCTTGGCGGCGAAGAGCTGGCGCTGCAGCGCCTTCAAACGCTCCAGGGCCAGGTCCCGCTCGGTGGTCGCCACCCGAAGCGCACCGGCCAGCGCGTCGCGCTCGGCAATGAGACCAGCGAGTTCTTCAGCGGTGATGGAGGCAGTGGCAGGCGACGGCACGCCCGCTTGGATCGGCATGCCCCATCATTGTTCCGTCAAACCTCAAGCCACGCTGGCATAGCGCAGACGGGAGTGGCGTTGCACCAGCGCGATGTCGATGCCCTCGAGCAACCAGTGCAGTTGCTCGGGGGTCAGCGTGGGCACCGCCTCGGCCGAGGGCCAGATGAACCTGTCCTTCTCCAGGCGCTTGAGCAACAGCCAGAAGCCGTTGCGTTCCCAGCCCAGGATCTTGACCCGGTCGCGCCGGCGGTTGCTGAACACGTAGGCGCACGAGGCGAACGGGTCCAGGCCCAGGGCCTGCTCCACCAGCACCGCCAAGCCGTTGATGCTCAGCCGGAAGTCCACCGGCTCGCGGTGCAGATAGACCTTCAGCCCTTCGTCGAAGCGGAACACCGCAGCCTCCCGAGCGCCTCGATCACTTCGCCGACGTTGCGCAGCTCGACGCCGCGAATGTCGATCGTCACGCCGTTGGGCAAGTGTGCCTGCACGTCCATCACGGCGACGATGTCGCCGCCGCTTCGGGCCGCGATCGGCGACGCCGGCGGCACTGCAACCGCCACGAACGCCGCAGGCGCCGGCACTACGCTGGCAGCGGCCTTGCGCGCACGACCACCGTGGCCATGCTCGCGAAGCCAGCGCCCCACCTGGTTGGCATTGACGCCGCACTCGCGCGCCAGGCGCGACACCGAGGCGCCTGGCTGCAGGCACAGTGCGACCAATTGCGACTTCGCTGCTTCGTCGTACACGCTGCGTCCGTCGCTCTTGTGCCCCACCACCAGCCGGCGCTTGAGGTCTTCCAAATCGTCTGTCATCTACGTTCCCGCGTTCATCTACGTGGGAACGTAGGCTGTCAGGTCTCAGCCTGCGGCTCAAGGACGGGGTTCATTGAACGCATACCGATGTTCCATAGGTCAGCCTCCAAACAGAAATGCCCTCCAGATCAATGCATGGAGGGCATTTCACGCGGGCCCGACGCAGACCATCTGCACAGACTGGCGAGACCCGCGTATCCCAGCTGTCGGCGCGATCAGCGGACGGTGTCGGCTTTCGGTTGTTTCTTCTCGTCGGAAGCCATGCGGATACCCTCGCTTTTGGAGCGCAGCGAAGCGCGTGCATCCTGCGAGAGTTCCAGCCGGGTGACCTTCACCACGGCGCCCTCGTGAGAGACGACTTTCTGCCCGACGAAGGTTGTCTGCGGCTTGCGATCGAAATCGAGGCTAGACATAACGTTCTCCTGTGTAACGGGCAATTCCCCAGCATCCATTGGCAACCGCCTCTTTGACGGCATCGGAAGAGAAAAAGTTCTTCTTGCTGCTGTCCAAGTAGACCACTCCGATGACCTGCTGTCCATTCCTGGACTGGATAGGGACCGCAATAGCCGAAAACCGATCGCTGGTGATCGATCTGATATCTTTTTCAGTGTAGTGCCAGTGCCTGATGAGTTCCTTTTTGTAGTCCTCATAAGCATCGCTTTGCCGATCCATCACGAACACCGCGTTCTCCCTGATCGCTTGGCCTGTAATTCCCGACCGTATCGGGAATTTGCGGCCTGCACCGTCTCCTGCGCCGCCGACGTAATTCACGATCTGTTCTATTTCGTCGCTTTCGCCGACAGGAGGCACGACCCGATGGAAGGTGGCCCGCAGGCACTTCATCTTTTCCTCTTGGGAGAGCCCGGCGGCTCTCGCGACCAGTTCATGCACGACGGTCAGCGCGGCAACGAGGCCATCGTGGCTGCGAAGGTCGTCATCCCTTTCATCCTGCCGCTTTGCGTGAATTACCTTGATAATCGAAAAAGCCACCGTCCACGCGCAGGCAATTGCCAATCCCCATCCAAGTACGTAGCTGGATTCAAAAAAGAACTTCGCGGAAGCGGCAGCGCCCGCAGTGACTGCGGGAACGAATGAAAGCGATTCGACGAACCATTTCCGGTCAAGCAGGCTTTGCTTCTTTACACCATGGATCGGATTCTTTTTTGATGTCATGGGAGGGGGGGTGGAGATCGGAAATTTTCTCATCTTCATGCAAGTATCGTTTTTTGATCTGTGCTTTGGAAAGCTCCCGGACTCGGACGCGCGTCTGGCAGGCGGTATAACTGTATGAACATACAGTATCGTCGGGGCAGGGAAAACCTGCCTGCCGCCCTTTGGATCGCCGCTTGCGCGCATCGGCTCGAGCAGCAGTGGCATACCGTCGACCCGCTCGAGCTGGAGGATGTCGCACGCGGCCTATGGCGCGATGCGCACCTGCAAGCAATGCCGCCCGAGGCTGCGGCGGTGGAGTGGCTCAAGCCGATCCCCGAAGCGGCCCGAATCTTCCGAGCGGGTCGGCTGCTGCTTGGAAGTCGGTCGCATCCGGCATTCGAGCTCACGCTCGAAATCTTATTTGCCGTTGTCCCCGATCCTTGGTTTTTTCCATTCGGGGCCCTTGACGTGGCGACATCGCCGGGGCTTCTGCCCAGCCTTCGTGCTGGGCGATTTTTCCCCCGCAGACCCGGTTCGCCCGGTCCCCTTCACCTTGCTTTCACCTACAAGAGATGCCTGTCCAACCCGACACTCCGATCGGACCGGAGTCTCCCAAATATCCGATTCGCAACCGTTGCTTCCCTGGAAAGGCCGCTATGGCAGACGACGCAAAAACCCCTTCTGAACTTGCCGATGAAGCACGCCAGACTGGACGAGACGCATCGACGGCCGCCAGCGGACTCGCTGATGAGGCCAAGGCGATCGCCCGCGATACGGCCGAAGCCTTGCGTTCAAGCGCCAAGGATGCAAAGGCGACCGCCGGCGAGGCTCTGGATACCCTACGAGGTGTTGCCGCGGATACGAAGGACGTCGCTGCAGATGCCGTGGACACGGGCAAGGCCTATGCCCGACACGCAGTCAACGAAGCCGGGCAGAAGATCACCAGCTTCAGAGAGCAAGCGGCGGCATGGCAGGAGTCCTGCGTGAAACAGATAGCGGCCGAGCCCGTGAAGTCGGTGCTTGTCGCTGCCGCCGCCGGTGCGCTGCTCGCGGGCTTGCTTTTGGCTTTCGACCGGTCGGGACGGCGGTACTGCGACTGAAACGGCGACGGGCCACCCTGTCTCTATATGGCCGCACTGCGGCCATATCTGCTCGTCAAAATGAACGATCGCTGCATCGGCTAAAGACAGCACGGTCGAACATCCGCCGACGGAAGCAGCCGCGACCTTGCGGCGGGCATCGGCGCCAGCCCGAACGGCCGCGCATGAAGGTGATCGAGCGATACGTCACCGTCGGTCTCAGCATCACAATTTGACTTGCGAAGAGTGTGGGACCATATAGCCACCGTCGTCTGTCCGATGAAGCTGCGTATGCGCGGGTGAGCGCTCGGTGAAAGATTTGACAGGCGAAGGTCAGTCACTCCACGGGTGTCGGCACCGGACTTCTGATCATGAGTTTCACGGTGTAAGGCCCCACGCTGTTGAGCTTCGAGGCGCCG
The Variovorax paradoxus genome window above contains:
- a CDS encoding SGNH/GDSL hydrolase family protein → MAAAGASMIPFATAAAQSAGGGPVTAQHMLTVYTFGDSVLDCGRYNDEGVHPGQLLVKNDDRLFPDFAGRDLQSRRPAQLDHRAVDGATVDELAEQSRGVRLPQHAALALLTIGGNDLIRGLAADTGQGMRIFERKLATFLQRLPVRPVLMASVYDPTFGDDARNFLGVEPRTARANHRRVNEIIAALAGRHGRFVDLHAHFLAGDPSWFTRTIEPSLRGASEVRRAFSGEIG
- the tnpC gene encoding IS66 family transposase — its product is MPIQAGVPSPATASITAEELAGLIAERDALAGALRVATTERDLALERLKALQRQLFAAKSEARGTDQKDLFLNEAEALAPTDQTPQAEVEDIDEEESTPVAGHQRKKRGRKPLDPALPRDIVRHELPESERVCAHDGHALVEIGAEVSEQMDVIPEQVRVLQHHRIKYACPCCDQSLKVAPVPARIIPRGLLTEEAQAWVITGKYQFGMPLYRTAVLLRRFGGDIASNTLASGIVRIGQAVQPVINLLRDHLLDSDLIYGDETHVQVLKEPGRKAQTKSFMWAQMNGTGPPVRLFAYAPGRGAVHAEKLYAGIRPGTTLITDGYEVYNGIAKAGGLTHLGCWVHARRPFIKAEEATPKAARSPDQLATRFVRLIGKLYRAESLARDWTPARRLRMRSRYSAAVVREIERLLLTHLHAVAPSSLLGEALHYLHGQWPKLVRFLDNGTWPLDSNPVENAIRPFVVGRRSWLFADTVGGANASANLYSLIETAKANNVEPYRYLVALFKKLPLAQTVDDYEALLPWNIELGGA
- the tnpB gene encoding IS66 family insertion sequence element accessory protein TnpB (TnpB, as the term is used for proteins encoded by IS66 family insertion elements, is considered an accessory protein, since TnpC, encoded by a neighboring gene, is a DDE family transposase.), whose protein sequence is MFRFDEGLKVYLHREPVDFRLSINGLAVLVEQALGLDPFASCAYVFSNRRRDRVKILGWERNGFWLLLKRLEKDRFIWPSAEAVPTLTPEQLHWLLEGIDIALVQRHSRLRYASVA
- the tnpA gene encoding IS66-like element accessory protein TnpA, with translation MTDDLEDLKRRLVVGHKSDGRSVYDEAAKSQLVALCLQPGASVSRLARECGVNANQVGRWLREHGHGGRARKAAASVVPAPAAFVAVAVPPASPIAARSGGDIVAVMDVQAHLPNGVTIDIRGVELRNVGEVIEALGRLRCSASTKG
- a CDS encoding GAF domain-containing protein — its product is MKMRKFPISTPPPMTSKKNPIHGVKKQSLLDRKWFVESLSFVPAVTAGAAASAKFFFESSYVLGWGLAIACAWTVAFSIIKVIHAKRQDERDDDLRSHDGLVAALTVVHELVARAAGLSQEEKMKCLRATFHRVVPPVGESDEIEQIVNYVGGAGDGAGRKFPIRSGITGQAIRENAVFVMDRQSDAYEDYKKELIRHWHYTEKDIRSITSDRFSAIAVPIQSRNGQQVIGVVYLDSSKKNFFSSDAVKEAVANGCWGIARYTGERYV